In Nitrospirota bacterium, the genomic window AGAGCCCATATCCTTAGAAACACCAATAGGAGATGACGAAGACAGCCACCTTGCGGATTTCATCGAGGACAGGACCGCCTCCTCCCCGTTTGACTCTGCAATATCGGATGAATTAAAGAAACAGATTCAAAGGGCACTTGGAACACTCAGTAAAAAAGAGCAGAAGATCCTGATAAGAAGGTTTGGAATCGGCACTGATATGCCACATACACTTGAGGAGGTAGGACAGGAGTTCGAGGTTACAAGAGAAAGGATAAGACAGATTGAGGTAAAGGCTTTAAGAAAGCTCAAGCACCCCTCAAGGAGCAAGTGGCTTAAGATTTTTTTAGGGAAATAAGTGGGCTGATTGATTATATTCAATCAGGTATGTTATAAAATATAACTGGTTTATGAGGGAAATTAACTTACAGGAGGTATTATAATTGCCGCCAAAGGCACAGCCAAAGAAAAACCTTTCTGCCCTTAAAAGGGTCAGGCAAGCTAAGAAGCAGGAGCTGAGAAATAAGGCAGTTCGCTCTAAGGTAAAAACTATTAGAAAGAAATTAGTAAGTGTGGTTGCCTCAAAGAACAAAGACGCTGTATCAGCAGTGCTTAAGGAGGCAGTAAAGGTCATAACTTCGGCAGCATCAAAGGGTGCGATACACAAAAACACTGCCTCAAGGAATATATCGAGGCTTTCGAAACTGGCAAACACTATCCTTAAAGCTTAAGGAGTCGGGTCAGCATGTATTCAAGCGGATAGGATGTGCCACTGCTTTTGATGGCAATGTCTGTTTCATGGAGAATCTCAAAAGCCTTCTTTGCCATTTCGGTGTCTTTGCTCTGTGTAAACTGATAGTTTATTGCACCTAAAAGCATCTGTGGCTCTACTATGCCTGACAATGCCTTGAAGATTTTAAATACACTCTGGCTGTCTTTGTTATGAATTGCCTTAAAGAGGTCAAAGGCATCATAATCTCCAATGCCCCTGATGAGCTCTTCGATGTCTTTTCTTTCAAGTGTTTTCTTTCCTATCTCGGAGAACTTTTCTATCTCGGAAGTGAGAAGCCCTATATCAGTGCCAATAACGGCTATAAGGTAGTCCACTGCCTCTTTGGAGAGAGTGATTCCGATATTCGATGCCTTTTCCTTTATCCATAACGGAATATCCGCTTCCCTGATATCAAGAGATATGGCTTGAGCACTGCCAAACATCCCATTATGTGACTTTTTAAATCTGCCTTTCTCTGTCTGATACAACATTATGAGGACAGAGGAAGGCGAGGGCTTTGAGATATAGTGGCCGAGCACTGTAAGCTCTTTCTCTACAAGGAGATTGCAGTTCTCTACCGTAACTACCCTTCTGCCTTCGATGAAGGGCACTGTGTAAAGTATGTCTATCACATTTTCTATAGTGCCTTCAGGCATCTCTCTGTCAAAGGTATAGAATAAAAAATCCCTTTCAGCCTGAGGGATAGTCCTTTTGGCTTCAAAGACCGCTTCTTTCAATAAATAAGGCTCATTTGAATGAAGAAGGTATACTGGAGATTTAAGACCCTTCTTTATTTCCTTTAAAAATCTAATCATACCTTCTCATCTATAAAGGATTGAAGAGACTATTTCGGAAGATAGCTCTCCCAATGCCCTTTCGATAGCCTCCTCTTTAAGTGCTGTTATTTCCTCTAAAGTGCCCTCACTCGAAAAAGTTATGGGGAATATCACAGTGCCTCCGAGTTCAAATGGAGACTCCTCTGTTACATCCTGATGGAGATAGAAACTTCCTTTTATGAATACCTCAAACTGGACAGCTACATTTTCTTTATATGCAACCCCTCTGAGCTCAAAGGTATCGATGACACCTCTAATGCTATAAGGCGAGGTCTTTTCGACCCTTATTCCGTTTTTCATAAGTTCCTCAGTAAGGGTAATCATGAGCTTGTCTTCAAGACCATGCTCGAATGTCTGATTGACAATACTTCCGAGCCTTACGGAGTCAAGAGGGATGTTCTTATGAAGCGTGTAGCCACAGGAGGTAAGGAAGAGTAAAAGACAGAGCAACAGTAACCACCATGTTTTGATTTGCATGTCTATTTTCCACTGCGGGTGCATGTTAATCAGATATTCTCTCCTTTTTTATATTCTCTATACAGGCAATAATCTAACTCTATGCCGTGTTTCTTCCACACTGATGATCGCCCCTTTTATTAGAGCCTCTGAAGATTCTTTTAAAATCTGTTTCAGCCTTCTATTGATATTGTTTGGAGTTTCATTTTCAAGTCTTAAAATTATTGCGCTTGGAAACTTCTCTCTTGATGCAGAAATAATACCGCCAAAATCGAGGTCGCAGGTTAAGATGACCCTTCCTTCTTCTACTGCTTTTCTGACAATTTCCGTATCTGAGGCACGGTGCATATTAATATCCCTTACATGGATGGCATCAAACCCTTGCTCTTTCAACCACTTTACGGTAGTCTGTGAAATACCCATATCTGCAAAAAATTTCATGCTAAGGATAACTTACAGGATGCAGTTCTTCTTTAGCGAGCCATGAAGCGTATTGAAGCGCCTCTTTTATGTCCTCTGGCTCAAGGTCAGGATACTCTTTAAGTATCTCTTCTGTAGTCATTCCATTTGCAACAAGGTTTATTATGAGAGAAACAGGTATTCTCAGCCCCCTTATGCAAGCCTGCCCGCCCATAATGTCCTTGTTGAATGTTATCCGTTTAAATTCTTTCATCACGCTCCTCCTGCTTTGTGTATTTCTTTATTATACAACCTTTCTCATAATCTCATGCCAAGGCATAGAGCCTTTGCATCATTAATATCAGCCTTTTTGCAAGCCTTTTTCCATATCCTCATACCACTATATTCACCAGCTTCCCCTTAACCACAAACACCTTCTTTGGAGGTTTATCTTTAAGAATCTCTTTTATCTTAGGCTCATTGAGAGCTATGTCTTTAAGCTCCTCATCTGACTTCCCATGAGGTGTTATGAGCTTTGCCCTTACCTTTCCACCTATCTGTATGACTAATTCTATCTCCTCTTCCTTTGCGGCAACATCATCCCATGAGGGCCATTTCTCATCGAGGATGCTTGGGCTTTTCCCAATAGCACTCCAGAGCTCTTCTGCTATATGAGGGGCAAAAGGGCTTAGAAGGACAAGTAGTTTTTCAATTGCAAATCTCAATGCAAGGTAGTCCTCCTCAGAGGCAGGCTCAAAGGAGTTTATCTCATTTAACTGTTCCATAAGGGCAGATATTGCAGTGTTGAAATGGAACTGCCGTTCTATGTCATTGGTTACCCTTTTGATGCTCTGGTGTGTTTTTTTATAAAGGGGATGGGTCTCAGACACAGTTCCTTCTTTTAATCTATCTTTATATTTATAGA contains:
- the rpsT gene encoding 30S ribosomal protein S20 → MPPKAQPKKNLSALKRVRQAKKQELRNKAVRSKVKTIRKKLVSVVASKNKDAVSAVLKEAVKVITSAASKGAIHKNTASRNISRLSKLANTILKA
- the holA gene encoding DNA polymerase III subunit delta: MIRFLKEIKKGLKSPVYLLHSNEPYLLKEAVFEAKRTIPQAERDFLFYTFDREMPEGTIENVIDILYTVPFIEGRRVVTVENCNLLVEKELTVLGHYISKPSPSSVLIMLYQTEKGRFKKSHNGMFGSAQAISLDIREADIPLWIKEKASNIGITLSKEAVDYLIAVIGTDIGLLTSEIEKFSEIGKKTLERKDIEELIRGIGDYDAFDLFKAIHNKDSQSVFKIFKALSGIVEPQMLLGAINYQFTQSKDTEMAKKAFEILHETDIAIKSSGTSYPLEYMLTRLLKL
- a CDS encoding DUF5615 family PIN-like protein, producing the protein MKFFADMGISQTTVKWLKEQGFDAIHVRDINMHRASDTEIVRKAVEEGRVILTCDLDFGGIISASREKFPSAIILRLENETPNNINRRLKQILKESSEALIKGAIISVEETRHRVRLLPV
- a CDS encoding DUF433 domain-containing protein codes for the protein MKEFKRITFNKDIMGGQACIRGLRIPVSLIINLVANGMTTEEILKEYPDLEPEDIKEALQYASWLAKEELHPVSYP